The following proteins come from a genomic window of Stanieria sp. NIES-3757:
- a CDS encoding putative transposase, which yields MKYSSSLSDEEWEILEPLLVKILPTKKQTRPANWTRREILDGILYQLKNGCNWADLPKDLPPYSTVYWHYKQWRKVGVFEKLMNALHEQVRQQVKKNLSGQH from the coding sequence ATGAAGTATTCCAGTAGCCTTAGCGATGAAGAATGGGAAATTCTAGAACCCCTGTTAGTTAAGATATTGCCGACTAAGAAGCAAACCCGACCTGCCAATTGGACAAGGCGAGAAATCCTTGACGGAATACTCTATCAACTCAAAAATGGTTGTAATTGGGCAGACTTGCCCAAAGATTTACCTCCCTACTCAACTGTCTATTGGCACTACAAGCAGTGGCGAAAGGTAGGGGTGTTTGAAAAGCTCATGAATGCCTTACATGAACAAGTACGTCAGCAGGTTAAAAAAAACCTAAGTGGACAACATTAA
- a CDS encoding hypothetical protein (PilT protein, N-terminal) produces MVIDTSAIIAILNLEPEATILADGIASDSVRLMSMGTALELSIIVKARKEEAGIRELDFFLYKAAINLVNFDENQLKIARYAFENYGKGRNPASLNFGDCFAYALSKTSGQPLLFKGNDFNQTDVSVAVEF; encoded by the coding sequence ATGGTTATTGATACGAGTGCGATTATAGCGATTCTTAATCTTGAACCTGAAGCAACTATCTTAGCTGATGGAATCGCTTCGGACTCAGTTCGTCTTATGTCTATGGGAACTGCCTTAGAACTATCAATAATAGTTAAGGCGAGAAAAGAAGAAGCTGGAATTAGAGAATTAGATTTCTTTTTATATAAAGCAGCCATTAATTTAGTCAATTTTGATGAAAATCAACTAAAAATAGCTCGTTATGCTTTTGAGAATTATGGTAAAGGCAGAAATCCCGCCAGTTTAAATTTTGGTGATTGTTTTGCTTATGCTCTTAGTAAAACTTCTGGACAACCCTTATTGTTCAAAGGTAATGATTTTAACCAAACTGATGTTTCAGTAGCAGTTGAATTTTAG
- a CDS encoding two component transcriptional regulator, LuxR family — MLKTKVLLIETDPAIALGLPELIHQKVQSEIVVDVSTNHEDGLSKALSLKPDLILMDLNHGKGLTLAEQIKNVLPEIKILFLSATLSNQQDLICLIADGYNGFCLKGMEVDELIEAIRVTQKNEDSIYLDARIVSDLRKQISRLKYVTDETNEEITHLLAEFTTRQKDVLKLLLQGKDETEISKLLEISYYTVRSHLNAIRNKLVAKSKSEVIAKCWSMGLAYAL, encoded by the coding sequence ATGTTGAAAACAAAAGTTCTTCTGATTGAAACTGACCCAGCTATTGCTTTAGGCTTGCCAGAATTAATCCATCAAAAAGTTCAATCGGAAATAGTCGTTGATGTTTCCACTAATCATGAAGATGGTCTATCAAAAGCACTTAGCTTAAAACCAGACTTAATTTTGATGGACTTGAATCATGGCAAAGGTTTGACTTTAGCAGAACAAATTAAAAATGTTCTTCCCGAAATAAAAATTCTATTTCTTTCAGCTACTTTGAGCAATCAACAAGATTTAATTTGCCTCATAGCAGATGGCTATAATGGCTTTTGTCTTAAAGGTATGGAAGTTGATGAGTTAATTGAAGCAATTCGAGTTACTCAAAAAAATGAAGATAGTATTTATTTAGATGCCAGAATCGTTAGCGATTTGAGAAAACAAATTAGTCGTTTAAAGTATGTTACTGACGAAACTAATGAAGAAATTACTCATCTGTTGGCAGAATTTACAACCAGACAAAAAGACGTACTCAAGTTACTTTTACAGGGAAAAGATGAAACTGAAATTAGCAAACTGCTGGAAATTTCTTACTATACGGTTCGCTCTCATTTAAATGCGATTAGAAACAAGTTAGTCGCAAAAAGCAAATCGGAAGTGATTGCTAAATGCTGGAGTATGGGTTTAGCTTATGCACTGTGA
- a CDS encoding hypothetical protein (conserved hypothetical protein), whose product MAINIKNVEADRLARELSEITGETITEAVIKSLAERLEREKNKQITPLPLQQELLNIAQRYQTLPTLDNRTEEEILGYNDGY is encoded by the coding sequence ATGGCGATTAATATTAAAAACGTTGAAGCAGATAGACTGGCTAGGGAATTAAGCGAAATAACTGGAGAAACAATCACAGAAGCTGTAATTAAATCTTTGGCTGAAAGACTAGAAAGGGAAAAAAATAAACAAATTACTCCTTTGCCTTTACAACAAGAACTACTAAATATTGCTCAACGGTATCAAACCCTGCCGACTTTAGATAACCGAACAGAGGAAGAAATTTTGGGTTACAACGATGGTTATTGA
- a CDS encoding DNA polymerase I-like protein, producing MNSQPIAIAANKIICKYRSHNKKDSADAFYSWRETEILLKRYRLKQPVRVKSINAKYRLITNAEQLKELLDPLIDTIDRFGIDTETTGLDPHTSKVRLVQIAVPKHPVFVIDLAAINQTGLTPLKQLLASNCLKIGHNLKFDLMMLKSTGFNLEPPYFDTYLEYKVLTAGLKRSNTLETLVQKLLRVKLNKSAQTSDFSRSLGKEQLQYAANDAAVLLPLHRQLARHLSKAKLTATAQTEFNCLRAVAQMELNGVRLDLDKWQLLKQDLLQQQARLEEKLQAHLVTRNCSTDTLLAELGIRVNLSSPKQVVAAFNRLGIDVKSTSVRELIPLAQDYPVIRWLLEYRSLTTKINTFSVGLPQFIHPVTERIQGHWWQMGARSGRFSCREPNLTNIPRDIFTRRCFTAAPGNVIIKADYSQIELRLMAKASGDRHMIAAYRHGEDLHRLTASFLFDKVIENIGDEERKLGKIVNFGLIYGMGVAKFCLTTAKKHDIYLSKFQASQFRQKFFLLYEGVAAYHQRIRREWQAGTRISYSLDGRRRVWSKRTRPTLNELLNHPIQGTNATIIKRAIALLDSTLLSKVPQVKLILVVHDEIVLEVPRSLADRVARCLSDCAIRAAKPILAPIPVEVEVKVLDSWGDR from the coding sequence ATGAATAGTCAACCAATAGCGATCGCTGCTAACAAAATTATCTGTAAATATCGCTCGCACAATAAAAAAGACAGTGCTGATGCTTTTTATAGCTGGAGAGAAACCGAGATTTTACTCAAACGATATCGGTTAAAACAACCCGTACGAGTTAAATCTATTAATGCTAAATATCGCTTAATTACCAATGCCGAACAACTTAAAGAATTACTCGACCCTTTAATTGATACAATCGACAGGTTTGGCATCGATACTGAAACCACTGGCTTAGACCCCCATACCAGTAAAGTCCGTTTGGTACAAATTGCTGTCCCCAAGCATCCCGTTTTTGTTATCGATTTAGCTGCTATTAACCAAACTGGGTTGACTCCCCTCAAACAACTTTTAGCTAGCAACTGTCTCAAAATCGGACATAACTTAAAGTTCGATTTAATGATGCTGAAGAGTACGGGGTTTAATCTCGAACCTCCTTATTTCGATACCTATCTAGAATACAAAGTTTTGACTGCGGGACTCAAAAGAAGTAATACCCTAGAAACGTTAGTTCAAAAGCTATTGCGAGTAAAGCTTAATAAATCCGCTCAGACTAGCGATTTTAGTCGCAGTCTCGGCAAGGAACAGTTACAGTATGCTGCCAATGATGCTGCTGTTTTATTGCCTTTGCATCGACAACTGGCTCGCCACCTAAGCAAAGCCAAACTCACCGCTACGGCTCAAACTGAGTTCAACTGTCTTAGAGCAGTAGCACAGATGGAACTCAATGGTGTTAGGTTAGATTTAGATAAGTGGCAGTTACTCAAACAGGATTTACTGCAACAACAAGCTCGGTTAGAAGAAAAATTGCAGGCACATCTGGTAACTCGCAATTGCTCGACTGACACTTTACTAGCTGAGTTGGGTATCCGAGTTAATCTCTCTTCCCCCAAGCAAGTAGTAGCTGCATTTAACCGATTGGGAATTGATGTGAAATCGACTAGTGTTAGGGAGTTAATTCCTTTAGCCCAAGATTATCCCGTCATTAGATGGTTGCTTGAATATCGCAGTCTGACAACTAAAATTAATACTTTCAGTGTGGGTTTACCTCAATTTATCCATCCAGTAACGGAGAGGATTCAAGGTCATTGGTGGCAAATGGGAGCAAGGTCGGGGAGATTTAGCTGTCGAGAACCCAATCTAACCAATATTCCTCGCGATATCTTTACTAGAAGATGTTTTACTGCTGCTCCTGGCAATGTCATCATTAAAGCCGATTACAGTCAGATCGAACTGCGATTGATGGCTAAAGCTAGTGGCGATCGCCATATGATTGCAGCCTATCGCCACGGAGAAGACTTGCATCGGTTAACTGCTTCGTTTTTATTCGATAAGGTAATTGAAAACATTGGTGATGAGGAACGTAAGCTAGGAAAAATTGTCAATTTTGGCTTAATTTACGGCATGGGAGTGGCAAAGTTTTGTCTGACTACTGCTAAAAAGCACGACATCTATTTATCTAAATTTCAAGCCAGTCAATTTCGTCAGAAGTTTTTTTTACTGTATGAAGGAGTTGCTGCTTATCATCAGCGAATTCGACGGGAATGGCAAGCAGGTACTAGAATCAGTTACAGTCTCGACGGTAGGCGTAGAGTCTGGAGCAAGCGCACTAGACCGACTCTCAACGAACTTCTCAATCATCCCATTCAGGGTACAAATGCCACTATTATCAAACGGGCGATCGCTCTATTGGATTCTACTTTACTGTCAAAAGTCCCCCAGGTTAAGTTGATTCTGGTGGTACACGATGAAATTGTCCTGGAAGTGCCTCGCTCTTTAGCCGATAGAGTAGCGAGGTGTTTGTCCGATTGTGCTATTCGTGCCGCCAAACCGATTCTCGCTCCGATTCCTGTTGAAGTTGAGGTCAAGGTTTTAGATAGTTGGGGCGATCGCTAA
- a CDS encoding hypothetical protein (conserved hypothetical protein): protein MIWRRILVSSDTTIEDLHYIIQLAMGWSNIHLHHFIIYGKQYGITQPGGTVFSDRASEVKLASFGWRIKEKFLYEYDFSICPSMGTWRYWWRHQIRVEAILAQNPKQIYPVCIAGKKVCPPENCGGPWGFMKTKEEFFIFDVLERFASMVRNGNFDMDREEAACMLTWLLVYQNRFDRHKVNQLLQQYTTGDRESLFFEQEIE from the coding sequence ATGATCTGGCGACGCATACTTGTCAGCAGCGATACCACCATAGAAGATTTGCATTACATAATTCAGCTAGCAATGGGATGGTCAAACATCCACCTACATCACTTCATCATTTATGGTAAACAGTACGGAATTACCCAGCCAGGTGGAACGGTATTTAGCGATCGCGCCAGCGAAGTGAAATTAGCTTCGTTTGGATGGCGAATCAAAGAAAAATTTCTCTACGAATATGACTTTAGTATTTGCCCCTCAATGGGAACATGGCGTTACTGGTGGCGGCATCAAATCCGAGTAGAAGCTATTTTAGCTCAAAACCCTAAACAAATTTACCCAGTCTGTATTGCTGGAAAAAAAGTTTGCCCTCCAGAAAACTGTGGTGGTCCTTGGGGTTTTATGAAAACAAAAGAAGAATTTTTTATTTTTGACGTGTTAGAGCGTTTCGCCTCAATGGTGAGGAACGGTAATTTTGACATGGATAGGGAAGAAGCAGCTTGTATGCTAACCTGGCTCTTAGTCTATCAAAACCGTTTCGACCGTCATAAAGTTAACCAGCTTTTACAGCAATACACCACGGGAGATAGAGAGTCGTTGTTTTTTGAGCAGGAAATAGAGTGA
- a CDS encoding IS4 family transposase, which yields MKNTCNASVASKGFCFYKATNGIKRHLAIDTLGFPFFTHCTPANVSDDAGLIEMLTLNIDYFQSKPVNLPKLTILLDHGYHPEHLTEQLEQVYPEIMTKIKFELSTKPSKQEKAAQGKSGFVPAVARWVIERSNAWMERCKSLVKNFEREIRGGFLRL from the coding sequence GTGAAAAATACCTGTAATGCCAGTGTCGCTTCCAAAGGCTTTTGTTTTTACAAAGCCACGAATGGGATTAAAAGACATCTGGCAATTGATACACTGGGATTTCCTTTCTTTACCCACTGCACACCAGCAAATGTCTCGGATGATGCAGGATTGATTGAGATGCTGACGCTAAATATTGACTATTTCCAGTCAAAACCCGTTAACCTTCCGAAGCTCACTATTTTGCTAGACCACGGATATCATCCCGAACATTTGACTGAGCAATTGGAGCAAGTTTATCCCGAGATCATGACGAAAATCAAGTTTGAACTGTCCACCAAACCCTCGAAACAAGAGAAGGCAGCGCAAGGGAAATCTGGATTTGTTCCTGCTGTTGCTCGCTGGGTGATTGAACGCTCAAACGCTTGGATGGAGCGTTGTAAAAGTTTGGTTAAAAACTTTGAGCGCGAGATACGCGGAGGTTTCCTCCGCTTGTAG
- a CDS encoding band 7 protein yields the protein METLFIIIIVAVVIILLSIRICNQWEDILIFTLGRLSKTAKPGMYLCFPIIQTAQKVDKRTITYTVPLQKGLTRDNIPVEVDAILFYKVRDSKVAVLNVDNYHQATQLAVRSSIRDMVGKSSLDELLSQRDKIGDIVMEHIAEFVCQWGILIVGVEIKDVIVSKELEEAISREAAAEREKRARVKLAEAEELTVDAIAKAAEKYANNPVSLQLRAMNMLYEMCMEGKSTMLFVPTNNSGTAMPTPLGIESIDTWLERSHSK from the coding sequence ATGGAAACGCTATTTATTATTATAATTGTGGCAGTAGTAATAATACTATTATCCATCAGAATTTGTAACCAATGGGAAGATATTTTAATCTTTACTTTGGGACGGTTATCTAAAACAGCTAAACCTGGAATGTATCTCTGTTTCCCAATTATTCAGACAGCACAAAAGGTAGACAAAAGAACAATTACATACACCGTACCGCTACAAAAAGGATTAACTAGAGACAATATTCCTGTAGAAGTTGATGCCATTTTATTCTATAAGGTTCGGGATTCTAAAGTAGCAGTTTTAAATGTCGATAACTATCATCAAGCTACTCAACTAGCGGTTCGTTCTTCGATTAGAGATATGGTAGGTAAATCGAGTTTAGATGAATTACTATCCCAAAGAGATAAAATTGGCGATATCGTGATGGAACACATTGCTGAATTTGTCTGTCAGTGGGGAATCTTAATTGTCGGCGTAGAAATTAAAGATGTGATAGTTTCCAAAGAATTAGAAGAAGCTATCTCCCGTGAAGCAGCAGCAGAACGAGAAAAAAGAGCCAGAGTTAAACTAGCAGAAGCAGAAGAACTAACAGTCGATGCGATTGCCAAAGCTGCCGAAAAATATGCTAATAACCCCGTTTCATTACAGTTACGTGCGATGAATATGCTATACGAAATGTGCATGGAGGGCAAATCGACAATGTTATTCGTTCCTACTAATAATTCTGGTACTGCCATGCCTACCCCTTTAGGAATTGAAAGTATCGATACTTGGCTAGAGCGCAGTCATTCAAAGTAA
- a CDS encoding hypothetical protein (conserved hypothetical protein) yields the protein MARKINKKCLHCAGLDIESASEIYGELGDGCWNPKICRRRRSHYRNRVENNAKRRQARKLGGTSRKISVTLEQPIVAMVTFYKQERKDALLHAVSAAVWQGDTQLAVIEPVHCLGWTPRQVRTYLERVLVKLNEEYGIDNFAQMLTKHPTECPIEACPLASSN from the coding sequence ATGGCTAGAAAAATTAACAAAAAATGTCTTCACTGTGCTGGGTTGGATATTGAATCAGCCAGCGAAATTTATGGCGAATTGGGTGATGGCTGTTGGAATCCCAAAATTTGTCGCCGTCGTCGCTCTCATTACCGTAATCGAGTCGAAAATAACGCTAAACGCAGACAGGCTAGGAAGTTAGGTGGCACTTCTAGAAAAATTTCTGTTACGTTAGAGCAGCCGATTGTAGCAATGGTGACTTTTTACAAGCAAGAACGTAAGGATGCACTCTTACACGCAGTTTCGGCAGCAGTTTGGCAGGGGGATACGCAACTCGCTGTTATCGAACCAGTGCACTGTCTGGGCTGGACTCCTCGGCAGGTGAGGACTTATTTGGAGCGAGTTTTGGTTAAATTAAATGAGGAGTATGGAATTGATAATTTTGCTCAAATGTTAACTAAACATCCTACAGAATGTCCTATTGAAGCTTGTCCGCTAGCTAGTTCAAATTAA
- a CDS encoding transcriptional modulator of MazE/toxin, MazF: MSSPVYRQLEIRWIDLEPTRGAETQKKRPCVIIQADIVNQGSKTIIIAPILPGHKNWPFAVNVKPSKSNGLDKERHINLKQMRAVDVSRIQNRQGILEQQYLKPLQEAIKIIFAL, encoded by the coding sequence ATGAGTTCTCCTGTTTATCGGCAATTGGAAATAAGATGGATCGATCTCGAGCCGACAAGGGGTGCTGAAACTCAAAAAAAAAGACCATGCGTTATTATCCAAGCCGACATTGTTAACCAGGGGTCGAAGACAATTATTATTGCTCCTATTCTTCCAGGACATAAAAATTGGCCTTTTGCAGTCAATGTCAAACCTAGCAAGAGTAACGGATTAGATAAAGAACGACATATCAACCTCAAGCAGATGAGAGCAGTTGATGTTTCCCGCATCCAAAATCGCCAAGGAATTCTGGAACAGCAATATTTGAAACCGCTTCAGGAAGCTATTAAGATAATTTTCGCGCTCTAG
- a CDS encoding Transposase-like protein has protein sequence METKVAGRFEGLNDLEWKLFEDILPTSQRRSRGMPPVPFRYVLNSLLYILITGCRWCDLPTGKQWASKSSAHRWLKRWQEDGTMEQLQSRILGIAQNQGMINWNYGAIDGSFSPWKRWR, from the coding sequence ATGGAGACTAAAGTGGCAGGACGTTTTGAAGGGCTAAATGATTTGGAGTGGAAATTGTTTGAAGATATTTTGCCAACGTCTCAAAGGAGATCGAGAGGAATGCCTCCTGTTCCGTTTCGTTATGTGTTAAACAGCTTGCTATATATTTTAATTACTGGATGTCGATGGTGTGATTTACCGACAGGAAAACAGTGGGCATCAAAAAGTTCAGCACATCGTTGGTTGAAAAGGTGGCAAGAAGATGGAACAATGGAGCAACTTCAAAGTCGAATTTTGGGCATAGCGCAAAATCAAGGCATGATTAATTGGAATTACGGGGCTATTGATGGCTCTTTTTCCCCCTGGAAAAGGTGGCGGTGA
- a CDS encoding transposase → MGIQTDLILVKILPTKKQTRPANWTRREILDGILYQLKNGCNWADLPKDLPPYSTVYWHYKQWRKVGVFEKLMNALHEQVRQQVKKNLSGQH, encoded by the coding sequence ATGGGTATTCAAACGGATTTGATATTAGTTAAGATATTGCCGACTAAGAAGCAAACCCGACCTGCCAATTGGACAAGGCGAGAAATCCTTGACGGAATACTCTATCAACTCAAAAATGGTTGTAATTGGGCAGACTTGCCCAAAGATTTACCTCCCTACTCAACTGTCTATTGGCACTACAAGCAGTGGCGAAAGGTAGGGGTGTTTGAAAAGCTCATGAATGCCTTACATGAACAAGTACGTCAGCAGGTTAAAAAAAACCTAAGTGGACAACATTAA
- a CDS encoding von Willebrand factor type A has protein sequence MNKKHLKITRWLLYFVVTLLLCLSSLWACSPDTKQVLLSPSDTITQINKLVDNITVNPSPLPEILPISDTPAITEPIPNLENYPVYGSKNTNSVNVISLEIYSSPEKANPDSSTEDFLIEAVDEFNAQNQTIDGQKIEVSIRSIPSGAGARLIAAGATKPNAYTPSNSLWLSMLQAQGIDFKTIAPQLVPNTAGLLLSESAYQKLAKDGKVTFDRVLDGILAGNLTVGYANPYESSTAINLLYSIFWRAAGHHLDGNPLSQSDLNSQPVNSVFETFQNRVLVTTTTTLDLLEIYQREPDKLDAFPLEYQNYLNLKQQPEFKNLHFVSFGVAHDNPLVTFSWNSPEQEAALTKFTQFVLSAKMQQLANKDSFVSVQNAASDSPPQPDGEILLAAQKYWKQRKDLGRTVYMELVVDVSGSLEGEPINSLKEALRVATTEINPGNEIGLVSFADTPTRIVDLNAFDQNQQQRLLAGINSLQAVGSTAIYDGLVVGLADLLAKKERDPNGIFYLLLLSDGDRTTGLEFDRIRDVVSNAGVRILPIAYGEVNYQELEAIAAFSETTVKDGNPDNVKELMHQIFQTQM, from the coding sequence ATGAACAAAAAACATCTTAAGATAACTCGATGGTTATTATATTTTGTAGTTACTTTATTGCTGTGTTTATCGTCTCTATGGGCTTGTAGCCCAGATACAAAGCAAGTATTACTATCGCCATCGGATACAATAACCCAAATAAACAAACTGGTCGATAATATTACGGTAAATCCCAGTCCTTTACCTGAGATACTTCCGATCTCCGACACTCCAGCAATTACCGAACCGATTCCTAACCTAGAAAATTATCCCGTTTATGGATCGAAAAACACCAACAGTGTTAATGTCATCTCTTTAGAAATTTATAGTTCACCAGAAAAAGCCAATCCAGACTCTTCTACTGAAGATTTCCTGATTGAAGCTGTAGATGAATTTAATGCTCAAAACCAAACTATTGATGGTCAGAAAATAGAGGTAAGCATTCGTTCGATTCCCTCTGGTGCGGGAGCGAGATTAATTGCAGCAGGAGCGACTAAACCTAATGCCTATACTCCTTCCAATAGTCTTTGGCTATCGATGCTACAAGCTCAAGGAATCGACTTTAAAACAATCGCACCTCAACTCGTTCCTAATACTGCGGGTTTGCTACTTTCCGAATCAGCCTATCAAAAACTAGCCAAAGACGGAAAAGTAACCTTCGATCGCGTTTTAGATGGGATTTTAGCGGGTAACTTAACTGTCGGCTATGCTAACCCCTATGAAAGTTCTACGGCAATTAATTTACTCTATTCTATTTTTTGGCGTGCTGCGGGACATCATCTCGATGGCAACCCTCTTAGCCAAAGCGATCTCAATTCTCAGCCAGTTAATTCTGTCTTCGAGACGTTTCAAAATCGCGTGTTAGTAACGACTACGACAACTCTAGACTTGCTCGAAATCTATCAGCGCGAACCCGATAAATTAGATGCTTTTCCTTTGGAGTACCAAAATTACCTCAATCTCAAACAACAGCCAGAATTTAAAAACCTTCACTTTGTCAGCTTTGGTGTAGCTCACGATAATCCTCTAGTCACTTTTAGTTGGAATAGTCCCGAACAAGAAGCTGCGTTGACTAAATTTACTCAATTTGTTCTTTCAGCAAAAATGCAGCAACTGGCAAATAAAGATAGCTTTGTTTCCGTACAAAATGCAGCTTCAGATTCTCCTCCCCAACCTGATGGAGAAATTTTACTAGCAGCACAAAAATACTGGAAACAACGTAAGGATTTGGGTAGAACCGTTTATATGGAATTGGTCGTCGATGTATCTGGCTCTCTAGAAGGCGAACCAATTAACTCTCTCAAAGAAGCTTTACGAGTAGCTACGACAGAAATTAATCCAGGTAACGAAATTGGATTGGTTTCCTTTGCCGATACACCTACTCGCATTGTCGATTTAAATGCCTTTGACCAAAATCAACAGCAACGGCTTTTAGCAGGAATTAATAGCCTTCAAGCAGTGGGTAGTACGGCAATCTATGACGGTTTGGTCGTGGGTTTGGCAGATTTACTAGCCAAAAAAGAACGCGATCCCAATGGGATCTTCTATCTACTACTTCTCAGCGACGGCGATCGCACTACGGGTTTGGAATTCGACCGAATTCGGGATGTCGTGTCTAATGCGGGAGTCAGAATTTTACCAATTGCTTACGGCGAAGTCAATTACCAAGAACTAGAAGCGATCGCAGCTTTTAGCGAAACTACTGTCAAAGACGGTAATCCAGATAACGTCAAAGAACTCATGCATCAAATTTTTCAAACTCAAATGTAG
- a CDS encoding phage integrase codes for MMEIPEPKLIFINDKPANEIITDFRATRVDEYFRSMELSANSIRAYRRALTRFLAWTDKTWHLLKHQDLDRYKAYLKELELSNATICQELAALKSFFNWLTIKDYISKDPTLTLTKPKLKPPTPQELSDEEVKSLFAALLKRGWHRFRDTALLRVLEHGLRASEVTALNIKDYDGKRLHILEAKRDSVGIVPLLSEARKAIDAYLKWREVDGMGIETNSALFLSHSNKSKGKRLTYDGLYGIVKDLVEIAGLEKCYPHRLRHTLATNLALSGMDSMLARRITRHRSEASYQRYSERGLDIKAQQQFWQLFDSTAEEV; via the coding sequence ATGATGGAAATTCCCGAACCAAAATTAATTTTTATTAACGATAAACCTGCAAACGAAATAATTACCGATTTTCGTGCGACTCGAGTAGATGAATATTTTCGCAGTATGGAATTATCTGCTAATTCGATTCGTGCCTATCGACGAGCATTAACTCGTTTCCTGGCGTGGACGGATAAAACGTGGCATCTTCTCAAACATCAAGATTTAGACCGCTACAAAGCATATCTTAAAGAATTAGAACTAAGTAATGCTACTATCTGTCAGGAACTTGCTGCTCTCAAAAGTTTTTTTAATTGGCTGACTATCAAAGATTACATCAGCAAAGATCCCACTCTGACTTTAACCAAACCCAAACTCAAGCCACCAACACCTCAAGAATTGAGCGATGAAGAAGTAAAGTCTTTATTTGCTGCCCTACTTAAACGGGGTTGGCATCGCTTTCGAGATACCGCTTTGCTTCGAGTATTAGAACACGGTTTGAGAGCGAGTGAAGTTACCGCATTAAATATTAAAGACTATGATGGCAAACGATTACATATCTTGGAAGCTAAACGCGATAGCGTAGGTATAGTACCCCTTTTATCTGAGGCTAGAAAGGCAATCGATGCCTATCTAAAGTGGCGGGAAGTTGATGGCATGGGTATTGAAACAAATTCTGCTTTATTTCTCTCCCATTCCAACAAGAGTAAAGGCAAAAGATTAACTTATGATGGTTTGTATGGCATCGTTAAAGATTTAGTAGAAATAGCAGGGTTAGAAAAATGTTACCCCCATCGTCTGCGTCATACTCTGGCTACTAATTTGGCATTGTCTGGAATGGATTCGATGCTTGCTCGTAGGATTACTCGCCATCGGAGTGAAGCCAGCTATCAAAGATATAGCGAAAGAGGATTGGATATTAAAGCTCAACAACAATTTTGGCAATTGTTTGATTCGACTGCGGAAGAAGTTTAA
- a CDS encoding integrase/recombinase: MTKQLIQIPKVGKKAKRSRFSPNSRKYSEIRTREHLLPEEVSAMRSALIKSNGRHAHRDSTLILLIYRHGLRVSEASTLRWEQIDFSGGTIYVKRVKKGIPSVQPLYGDEIRSLRKLQRDYPASPYVFQSSRLGPLARDTVSGIVERAGELANLPFPVHAHMLRHGTGYYLANRGTDTRVIQSYLGHNNIQHTVRYTELASSRFQGLWDD, translated from the coding sequence ATGACTAAACAACTCATCCAAATACCGAAAGTTGGTAAAAAGGCAAAACGTTCACGTTTTTCTCCTAATTCTCGAAAGTACTCTGAGATTAGAACTAGAGAGCATCTGTTGCCAGAAGAAGTCTCTGCGATGCGCTCGGCACTAATAAAATCAAATGGTCGTCATGCCCATCGAGATTCAACTCTAATTTTACTCATCTATCGCCACGGATTGAGAGTAAGTGAGGCATCAACTTTACGGTGGGAGCAGATAGATTTCAGTGGTGGAACGATTTACGTGAAACGAGTCAAGAAAGGAATTCCTTCCGTGCAACCACTTTACGGAGATGAGATTCGCTCTCTACGGAAGCTTCAACGAGATTATCCCGCTAGTCCTTATGTTTTCCAGTCTTCTCGACTTGGACCGTTAGCGCGAGATACGGTAAGTGGAATTGTTGAGCGGGCAGGAGAGTTAGCGAATCTGCCTTTTCCCGTTCACGCACATATGCTGCGACATGGAACGGGCTATTACTTAGCCAACCGAGGTACTGATACTAGAGTAATTCAGAGCTACCTTGGGCATAACAATATTCAGCACACGGTACGTTACACCGAACTGGCATCTAGTCGGTTTCAAGGACTTTGGGATGATTAA